A genomic region of Eucalyptus grandis isolate ANBG69807.140 chromosome 5, ASM1654582v1, whole genome shotgun sequence contains the following coding sequences:
- the LOC104443972 gene encoding uncharacterized protein LOC104443972: protein MAVALKQCKRKRIKEKDSDNSLSKSTRVNPIKHESGAGSKSDYGSSEQKRIKERDSDDSLSKSTGVNPIKHKNRAGSASAKSDSESSDQKRIKEKDSDNSLSKSTGVNLIKHENRAASASAKSDYGSSLHKERWNSEADMLLDFTQDDELCMKAVCALYRWQRSKSMQRSACGGFNDLLSPRENSLAEFLMGGDPEGKLKKSVMNLRDHCPEGPILCRSAATIHFKQLFVIYRMKEDPFFPSS, encoded by the exons ATGGCAGTTGCCCTCAAACAATGTAAACGGAAAAGAATCAAAGAGAAAGACTCTGATAACAGCTTGAGTAAGTCCACCAGGGTCAATCCTATTAAGCATGAAAGTGGGGCTGGTTCAAAGTCAGATTATGGAAGTTCTGAGCAGAAAAGAATCAAAGAAAGAGACTCTGACGACAGCTTGAGTAAGTCTACTGGGGTCAATCCTATTAAGCATAAAAACAGGGCTGGTTCGGCATCTGCTAAGTCAGATTCTGAAAGTTCTGATCAGAaaagaatcaaagaaaaagactcTGATAATAGCTTGAGTAAGTCTACTGGGGTCAATCTAATTAAGCATGAAAACAGGGCTGCTTCAGCATCTGCTAAGTCAGACTATGGAAGTTCTTTGCACAAAGAACGTTGGAATTCTGAGGCCGATATGCTTTTGGATTTCACCCAAGATGATGAGCTGTGCATGAAGGCCGTTTGCGCACTTTATAGATGGCAAAGATCAAAGTCAATGCAGAGGAGTGCCTGTGGGGGCTTCAATGACCTCCTTTCACCAAG GGAAAACTCTCTGGCTGAGTTTCTGATGGGTGGAGATCCAGAGGGTAAGCTGAAAAAATCTGTCATGAATTTGCGTGATCACTGCCCAGAGGGCCCGATTCTCTGCAGGAGTGCAGCTACCATACACTTCAAGCAGTTATTTGTAATCTACCGAATGAAAGAGGATCCCTTTTTCCCATCCTCATAG